From a single Chloracidobacterium thermophilum B genomic region:
- a CDS encoding DUF4407 domain-containing protein: protein MSSLQEAHATLSSTMLPKSRWERLRRFFSLQPFGDEMLTPGVQMWLYAAWILVMAMALLEGCAWGWFGSGVASGWPGVVIGIALGGLAFLIIWALDASLMTSNLTGHGGGKKISLIVVRLALTGFSVWLTAPYLAQFVFRADIEADLRRDQNLAIDQARQAIAARTEAKLNDLHKTIQADREGLILEVSGRGRSKRYGDGLTSNAIRERILALEAEAQKLESAGQNELAAFNQAVAQGQFDLVKVRWGVDIPSDSPVERAARLPKKTP from the coding sequence GTGAGTTCACTACAGGAAGCGCACGCCACGTTGTCATCAACCATGCTGCCCAAGTCCCGTTGGGAACGGCTGCGGCGGTTTTTCTCACTACAACCTTTTGGGGATGAAATGCTAACGCCAGGCGTCCAGATGTGGCTGTATGCGGCCTGGATTCTTGTGATGGCGATGGCGCTGCTGGAAGGCTGCGCCTGGGGATGGTTTGGGTCAGGCGTGGCAAGCGGCTGGCCGGGAGTTGTCATCGGGATTGCTCTTGGCGGTCTGGCATTCCTGATCATTTGGGCGCTGGATGCATCACTGATGACCAGCAATCTGACGGGTCATGGGGGAGGTAAAAAGATTTCCCTGATTGTTGTTCGGTTGGCATTGACTGGGTTCTCGGTGTGGCTTACGGCACCCTACCTGGCACAGTTTGTATTTCGGGCCGACATCGAGGCTGACTTGCGCCGCGACCAGAACCTGGCCATTGACCAGGCGCGGCAGGCGATTGCTGCCCGGACGGAGGCCAAACTGAACGATCTCCACAAAACGATACAGGCAGATCGGGAAGGGCTCATTCTGGAGGTTTCGGGGCGGGGGCGCTCAAAGCGTTACGGTGATGGGTTGACCTCAAATGCAATTCGTGAGCGCATCCTGGCGCTGGAAGCGGAGGCGCAGAAGTTGGAGAGTGCCGGGCAGAATGAGTTGGCTGCTTTCAATCAGGCAGTTGCCCAAGGGCAGTTTGACCTGGTCAAAGTGCGGTGGGGCGTTGATATTCCAAGTGATTCGCCAGTGGAGCGCGCAGCCCGTTTACCGAAAAAAACGCCGTAA
- a CDS encoding PHA/PHB synthase family protein, translated as MTQLAHLTRLLAKLGKKPNIAPTPSRLVYQENKLRVLGYAPAGKQRGHSPLPVLIINSLINKYYILDLTPGKSFVAYLAGEGIPVYMIDWGVPDAGDARLTLAYHVNHYLRRVVESVCADAGVEQVILLGYCMGGTLSLMYTALHPARVAGLVLLATPVDFANDAILNLWTRREYFDVDKLVDTFGNPPEQLLQSTFMMMKPTKNITKYVDLLQHADNEDFVETFLAFDYWVNDVVSLPGETFRQFVKWCYQENQLVQGKLRLGRRTVKLEQIAVPVLNVVANHDDVVPRVSSEALMGLVGSREKELLAVNGGHHGLSIGKSAVEVVWPRIAAWVRERRAG; from the coding sequence ATGACCCAACTGGCACACCTCACGCGCCTGCTGGCGAAGCTTGGGAAAAAACCGAACATTGCGCCAACGCCGTCGCGGCTGGTCTATCAGGAAAACAAGTTGCGGGTACTTGGCTACGCTCCTGCCGGGAAGCAACGGGGGCATAGTCCTTTACCGGTGCTTATCATCAATTCGCTCATCAACAAGTACTACATCCTGGATTTGACGCCCGGCAAAAGCTTTGTGGCGTATCTCGCCGGAGAGGGCATCCCGGTGTACATGATTGACTGGGGTGTACCGGATGCCGGCGATGCCCGCCTCACCCTGGCGTATCACGTCAATCACTATCTGCGGCGGGTGGTGGAATCCGTCTGCGCCGACGCCGGCGTAGAGCAGGTCATCCTGCTGGGCTACTGCATGGGTGGGACGCTGTCGCTGATGTACACGGCGCTGCATCCGGCGCGCGTTGCCGGGCTGGTGTTGCTGGCCACGCCAGTGGACTTTGCCAATGACGCCATACTCAACCTCTGGACGCGCCGGGAGTATTTTGATGTGGACAAGCTCGTGGATACGTTCGGCAACCCGCCGGAGCAGCTTCTGCAATCCACCTTTATGATGATGAAGCCGACGAAAAACATCACCAAGTATGTGGATTTGCTCCAGCATGCCGACAATGAGGATTTTGTGGAGACTTTTCTGGCCTTTGATTACTGGGTCAACGATGTTGTTTCGCTGCCGGGGGAGACGTTTCGGCAGTTTGTAAAGTGGTGTTATCAGGAAAATCAACTCGTGCAGGGGAAACTCAGGCTGGGGCGGCGGACGGTGAAGCTGGAGCAGATTGCCGTGCCGGTGCTCAACGTGGTGGCCAACCACGATGACGTTGTGCCGCGTGTATCTTCGGAGGCGTTAATGGGGCTGGTTGGGAGTCGGGAGAAGGAACTGCTGGCGGTCAATGGTGGGCATCATGGGTTATCCATTGGGAAGAGCGCCGTGGAGGTGGTGTGGCCGCGGATTGCGGCGTGGGTGCGGGAGCGGCGTGCGGGGTGA
- a CDS encoding zinc ribbon domain-containing protein, producing the protein MASHDVVAYEDLQVKNLVKNHHLAKSIHDAGWSQFTAWLDYYGKVWDKAVVSVPPQYTTQDCSNCGHYGSKNPIHQNP; encoded by the coding sequence GTGGCATCTCACGATGTCGTGGCGTATGAAGACTTGCAGGTGAAGAACCTGGTCAAAAATCATCATCTTGCCAAATCCATTCATGATGCTGGCTGGTCTCAATTCACTGCGTGGCTGGACTACTACGGCAAGGTGTGGGACAAGGCAGTCGTCAGCGTACCGCCGCAGTACACCACACAGGACTGTAGTAACTGTGGGCATTATGGTAGTAAAAACCCTATCCACCAGAACCCATAG
- a CDS encoding nucleotidyltransferase substrate binding protein, which produces MDIRPFENAVARLEEGISEYQADPTRTLLRDGVIQRFEFTYELAHKTLKRFLEFVSPNPAQYDQMSFQDLIRSGNELGLLLSDWPTWRRYREMRSKTSHTYDEGVALEVVAGIPAFLEEARHLRDALKARLT; this is translated from the coding sequence TTGGACATTCGTCCCTTTGAGAATGCAGTTGCCCGTCTTGAAGAGGGCATTTCAGAATATCAGGCTGACCCAACACGGACGCTGTTGCGTGATGGTGTGATCCAACGCTTTGAATTCACCTACGAGCTTGCCCACAAGACCCTGAAGCGTTTTCTTGAGTTCGTTTCCCCAAATCCAGCCCAATACGACCAGATGTCCTTTCAGGACCTGATTCGTTCCGGTAATGAGCTGGGGCTTCTGCTCAGTGATTGGCCGACTTGGCGGCGTTACCGTGAAATGCGCAGCAAAACCAGTCATACCTATGACGAGGGCGTTGCGCTCGAAGTCGTGGCCGGGATTCCCGCCTTTCTGGAAGAAGCCCGCCATCTGCGCGACGCACTGAAGGCAAGGCTCACATGA
- a CDS encoding nucleotidyltransferase family protein — MSTACPPIDIHPRQWAIVRRILQKHVPGCEVWAFGSRAKWTAKPYSDLDLVIISDRGLPLDVRAALRDDFSESDLPWKVDVVDWATTSQAFREIIEQEKVVVQGGK; from the coding sequence ATGAGTACGGCTTGTCCCCCGATAGACATTCACCCAAGGCAATGGGCCATTGTACGACGTATCCTGCAGAAGCACGTGCCCGGGTGTGAAGTATGGGCTTTTGGCTCCCGTGCGAAGTGGACGGCCAAACCGTACTCCGATCTCGATCTGGTGATCATCAGTGACCGGGGATTACCGCTGGATGTCAGGGCTGCTTTGCGGGATGACTTTTCGGAATCTGACCTGCCATGGAAGGTGGATGTGGTGGACTGGGCCACCACCAGCCAGGCCTTCCGGGAAATCATCGAGCAGGAGAAAGTTGTGGTCCAGGGTGGAAAGTAA
- a CDS encoding RNA-guided endonuclease InsQ/TnpB family protein, translated as MRVMEAKLLNGTAEQYQALDEAIRTAQFVRNKCVRYWMDNKGVNKAVLYAHCKDLAKEFDFARKLNSAARQASAERAWASISRFYTNCRNKAVRKGYPKFKKHCRSVEYKVSGWKLSGDGMTISFTDGFNAGSFALYCNGEARRLILESKINRVRVIRRADGYYAQFCLDVERKERGAYTGNVIGIDLGLKAFYTDQNGNPVEYPKFLRRSERRLKQHQRRLSRKFKKRAKSQSKNYHKQRKRLGKVHLKVQRQRKDWAVRHGAWWHLTMSWRMKTCR; from the coding sequence ATGAGAGTCATGGAAGCCAAGCTACTCAACGGGACAGCAGAGCAGTATCAGGCTCTGGATGAAGCCATCCGTACCGCACAGTTTGTCAGAAACAAATGTGTGCGGTACTGGATGGACAACAAGGGCGTCAACAAAGCTGTTCTCTATGCCCACTGCAAAGACCTGGCCAAAGAGTTTGACTTTGCCAGGAAGTTAAACTCAGCGGCAAGGCAGGCAAGTGCAGAGCGAGCTTGGGCTTCCATTTCTCGGTTCTATACCAACTGCAGAAACAAGGCGGTCAGGAAAGGGTATCCCAAGTTCAAGAAGCATTGCCGTTCTGTGGAATACAAGGTATCTGGCTGGAAGCTGTCAGGGGATGGGATGACTATCTCGTTCACCGATGGCTTCAATGCTGGCTCGTTTGCTCTGTACTGCAATGGTGAAGCAAGACGGTTGATTCTTGAATCCAAAATCAATCGGGTGCGGGTGATACGCAGGGCAGATGGATACTATGCCCAGTTCTGCTTGGATGTGGAGCGCAAAGAGCGGGGAGCATACACAGGCAATGTGATTGGCATTGACTTGGGCTTGAAGGCTTTCTACACCGACCAGAACGGCAACCCTGTAGAGTATCCTAAGTTTTTGAGGCGTAGTGAAAGGAGGTTAAAGCAACACCAGCGCAGATTAAGTCGGAAGTTCAAGAAGAGGGCAAAATCCCAATCCAAGAACTACCACAAGCAAAGAAAGCGACTGGGCAAAGTGCATCTGAAAGTCCAACGCCAGCGTAAAGACTGGGCAGTCAGGCACGGTGCGTGGTGGCATCTCACGATGTCGTGGCGTATGAAGACTTGCAGGTGA
- a CDS encoding GmrSD restriction endonuclease domain-containing protein yields the protein MATQRYSVTPHPVETILAWVKSGEIAIPEIQRPFVWEATKVRNLLDSLYQGYPVGYLITWRNPTVRLKDGTPSAGKRILIDGQQRVTALMASLLGHEVLTKDYEKVYIRIAFHPQEERFEVANPAIRKDAAWIEDVTAVFAPSTSVFQLVTGYCQKNPGVSQDAVFATLEKLRKIINNHVGVIELAHDLDIETVTEIFIRVNSAGTELSQADFAMSKIAVNETYGGDLLRKAIDYFCHMSVAPEFVVHVEKRDPAFVASEFFSVMRWLKNANNDIYIPSYTDMLRVAFTSEFGRGKLQDLVALLSGRNFETRQFEEAISEASFDKLKKGVLAFINQTHFERITMILRSAGFVTSDLISGRNAVNFAYVLYLRGRAERVPAADLERLVRRWYAMSILRSRYTSSPETAFDYDIRQIAARGLVSYCDEIIKSELPDSFWTGTLPQLMNTSSAQSPYFLAYQAAQVKLGDKGFLSRDITVRDLLLNRSDVHHIYPKKHLQRQGLARGRYNQIANFVLTQSEINIAIGDKPPDQYFAELAEQVHGGRKRYGGITDETELRANLRTNCVPDSLLDGQIPDYDEFLEQRRKLMALKIKSWFETL from the coding sequence ATGGCGACCCAGCGCTACTCCGTCACGCCGCATCCGGTTGAAACCATCCTCGCCTGGGTCAAGTCAGGTGAGATCGCCATTCCTGAGATTCAGCGTCCGTTTGTCTGGGAAGCAACGAAAGTGCGCAACCTGCTTGACTCACTGTACCAAGGCTATCCCGTCGGCTATCTGATTACCTGGCGCAATCCTACGGTAAGGCTGAAAGACGGGACTCCATCGGCTGGAAAGCGAATTCTCATTGACGGGCAGCAGCGCGTCACCGCGCTCATGGCGTCGCTCCTGGGGCATGAGGTGCTGACCAAGGACTACGAGAAGGTTTACATCCGCATCGCCTTCCATCCCCAGGAGGAACGCTTCGAGGTGGCCAACCCGGCAATTCGCAAGGATGCTGCCTGGATCGAGGACGTGACCGCAGTATTCGCTCCCTCCACGAGTGTTTTTCAACTCGTGACAGGGTATTGCCAGAAGAACCCTGGTGTTTCGCAGGATGCCGTATTCGCCACGCTTGAAAAGCTGCGCAAGATTATCAACAACCACGTTGGTGTGATTGAGTTGGCGCACGACCTCGACATCGAGACCGTCACTGAAATTTTCATCCGCGTCAACTCAGCCGGTACCGAGCTGTCGCAGGCCGACTTTGCCATGTCCAAAATCGCCGTGAACGAAACCTACGGTGGCGATTTGCTCCGCAAGGCGATTGATTACTTCTGCCACATGTCCGTGGCACCGGAGTTCGTGGTACACGTTGAGAAGCGTGACCCGGCATTTGTCGCCTCCGAGTTCTTCTCCGTCATGCGGTGGCTCAAAAATGCCAACAACGATATCTATATCCCGTCCTATACCGACATGCTGCGGGTCGCTTTCACGTCGGAATTCGGGCGCGGCAAGCTGCAGGACCTGGTGGCATTGCTTTCGGGGCGGAACTTTGAAACCAGGCAGTTTGAAGAAGCCATCTCTGAGGCGTCATTCGACAAGCTCAAAAAGGGCGTCCTGGCTTTTATCAACCAAACCCACTTTGAGCGCATCACCATGATCCTGCGTTCAGCCGGTTTCGTGACCAGTGACCTCATCAGCGGCCGGAATGCGGTGAATTTTGCTTACGTTCTCTATCTCCGCGGCCGGGCCGAGCGCGTGCCTGCCGCGGACCTTGAGCGGCTGGTGCGGCGGTGGTACGCCATGTCCATCCTGAGGAGCCGCTACACCAGCAGCCCGGAAACGGCCTTTGACTACGATATCCGGCAGATTGCGGCGCGCGGGTTGGTGTCCTATTGTGACGAGATCATCAAAAGTGAACTGCCGGACAGCTTCTGGACTGGTACGCTGCCGCAACTGATGAACACCTCTTCGGCACAAAGCCCTTACTTCCTGGCCTATCAGGCCGCACAGGTGAAGCTCGGCGACAAAGGGTTTCTCTCCCGTGACATCACCGTGCGGGACCTCCTGCTGAACCGCAGCGATGTGCACCACATCTACCCCAAAAAACATCTTCAGAGACAGGGGCTTGCGCGGGGACGCTACAACCAGATCGCCAACTTCGTCCTGACGCAGAGCGAGATCAACATCGCCATCGGGGACAAGCCGCCCGATCAATACTTTGCCGAGCTGGCCGAACAGGTGCACGGTGGCAGGAAGCGATATGGCGGGATCACCGATGAAACCGAGTTGCGTGCCAACCTGCGCACCAACTGCGTCCCGGATTCGCTGCTCGACGGGCAGATTCCAGACTATGATGAGTTTCTGGAGCAGCGGCGCAAGCTGATGGCGCTCAAGATCAAGTCCTGGTTCGAGACGTTGTGA
- a CDS encoding S8 family serine peptidase: MARLMPPRRLWIGFLVGLLVMLVAVGLPVRQQAAGRGYSVTMSEVAMPTDFTISIGGFCFDPRKDDPARALAARGGYLTEAAGDSYQIVQFNGRAQDAWLAELRQAGIEPLQYIPHQAYLAYVPAGVREAVAQKEYVRWMGLYQPAYKLSPALQWLLTGKAGKPSADGTYLVATFKRSGLETATERLESLGKVITVETMPAGAVFDVLRVRLSPAAVIQAAQASEVMAIEPYVTPMPEDERNAQVTAGNYTGTGIDNLAAPGYNPQAQFGSNGSGITVGVVDDGVEIPSPQGFYITAANAVAGPPRGADSSQSFRGGHGHLCASIIAGTTPFPNILDPRGYNYGLGVAPGAHIVSVPLITGGAFQGGDVTAVNDTVTTLPPNGIRATISNNSWGAGVATDYGTREAQYDAFTRDASQGDGIDPLLFVFSSGNNGPGSQTLTRPKAAKNVITVGSSVGLRPELPSFQGVPNTNIDFISNYSSRGPAADGRIKPDVCAPGQQITGPQSASNQVGFGTLGDGVHIRGSGTSFAAPHVSGAAAVFSGWWRATNAGQFPAPALIKAALINGAVDMNAEHPGVPGSSSTEPIPNIAEGWGRVNLRNSIPGGVPTVYVNENVPLLDNGQTYVFTGQVANGGQPLRVTLVYTDVPGAPGANPALVNDLDLSVSVGGQTYRGNVFANGLSTPGGNADNRNNVENVFLPPQPAGTPVVVRVAATALNGDGIPGNSDTTDQHFALVIRNAVASTPTTPLLAVSNVMATEVGGNGNGLLEPCEQGSLMLGLRNDGTPATGLSATLTALTPGVSILSGTGTFANIGQGQSVTGPTPAFRFLLGPTVPCGQVVQFQLTVNFTGGGSPFVTTVQVPTGGNNYVFTPSGGATIPAGGQLVAGSQQDDALIPLTAPFAFSIYGTNVAAGATVTADTNGVLRLAGGGASAFGNTSLPFPGFGSAPALCVFWDDIDLRAQQSGPPSGIFTQVTGSAPNRQWIIEWRGVRFDTSEEIRVAVVLQEGTNRFEYRYAQTGPGNGNSATVGVQATGSGSLFTQFSFNQPSVTPGLRLEAQLGCGPCVLCEYAVSPSTLSVGGDAVPSVTVTVTTGASCAWEATVRNTDAPWVKLVSAQLASGQVVTPRMVGELGDVNRRLALTGTGSATVTLAVGRNPGGAARTGTVLVAGQVVTVTQAGGSGGGAPLGATMAMFRPSNGYMYLKNRLISDFADQDFFYGTAGDVPIAGDWDGDGIDTPGIYRNVGGVMTFFLINNNTGGFADVSFAFGQPGDIPIAGDWDGNGTVTCGVYRPGNQTFFLRNANTGGNPDLTVVITGAQASDRPVAGRWVAGSPVTGVGLYRPGNGQFLLKNANVSGPADATFVMTTTGTPVAPVAGDWTRQGFAAVGVVVNVGGTIQFQLRTSNTAGPPELRVNYGAPGDVPLIGNWDGQVKLPPVSVP, encoded by the coding sequence CCTGGCTGGCAGAACTGCGGCAGGCGGGCATCGAGCCGCTCCAGTACATTCCGCATCAGGCATACCTGGCGTATGTCCCGGCTGGCGTCCGTGAGGCGGTAGCGCAAAAGGAGTACGTCCGGTGGATGGGGCTGTACCAGCCGGCCTACAAGCTCAGCCCGGCGTTGCAGTGGCTGCTGACCGGAAAAGCCGGAAAGCCGTCCGCAGATGGGACGTACCTTGTGGCCACGTTCAAGCGTTCGGGACTGGAAACGGCGACTGAGCGGTTGGAAAGCCTGGGCAAGGTCATCACGGTGGAGACCATGCCGGCGGGTGCGGTGTTTGATGTGCTGCGGGTGCGGTTGTCGCCAGCGGCTGTCATCCAGGCAGCACAGGCGTCTGAAGTCATGGCGATTGAGCCGTATGTCACGCCGATGCCCGAAGACGAGCGCAATGCGCAGGTCACGGCCGGGAACTACACCGGAACCGGCATAGATAACCTGGCCGCGCCGGGTTACAACCCACAGGCGCAGTTTGGCAGCAACGGCAGCGGGATTACGGTCGGGGTGGTGGATGACGGGGTGGAGATTCCCAGCCCCCAAGGCTTTTACATCACGGCGGCGAATGCCGTGGCGGGACCGCCCCGTGGCGCTGACAGTTCACAGTCGTTTCGCGGCGGTCACGGGCATCTATGTGCCAGCATCATTGCCGGCACAACGCCCTTTCCGAACATTCTCGACCCACGCGGCTACAACTACGGACTGGGCGTTGCGCCAGGCGCACATATCGTTAGTGTGCCGCTCATTACGGGCGGAGCTTTTCAGGGGGGCGACGTAACGGCAGTCAACGATACTGTCACGACACTGCCGCCAAATGGCATCCGGGCGACGATTTCCAACAACAGTTGGGGCGCCGGCGTTGCCACCGACTATGGTACCCGTGAGGCGCAGTACGACGCCTTCACCCGTGACGCCTCACAGGGCGATGGGATTGATCCGCTGCTGTTTGTGTTCTCTTCCGGCAATAATGGTCCAGGCTCACAAACCCTGACACGCCCGAAAGCGGCCAAAAACGTCATCACCGTTGGCTCATCGGTGGGGCTGCGCCCGGAGTTGCCTTCCTTCCAAGGTGTTCCCAACACCAACATAGACTTCATCTCCAACTATTCGAGCCGGGGACCGGCGGCGGATGGCCGTATCAAGCCGGATGTCTGCGCGCCGGGGCAGCAGATTACCGGGCCGCAGTCCGCCTCAAATCAGGTTGGCTTTGGGACATTGGGTGATGGCGTTCACATTCGTGGCAGCGGGACTTCCTTTGCCGCGCCGCATGTCTCCGGGGCGGCCGCCGTGTTTTCCGGCTGGTGGCGTGCGACAAATGCGGGGCAGTTTCCGGCACCAGCGCTCATTAAGGCGGCCCTTATCAATGGCGCGGTGGATATGAATGCCGAGCATCCGGGCGTGCCGGGCAGCAGCTCGACGGAGCCGATTCCCAACATTGCGGAAGGGTGGGGGCGCGTCAACCTGCGCAACTCCATTCCCGGCGGCGTCCCCACGGTGTATGTCAACGAAAACGTGCCGCTGCTGGACAACGGGCAGACGTACGTGTTTACCGGGCAGGTGGCCAACGGCGGACAGCCCTTGCGGGTGACGTTGGTCTATACGGATGTGCCGGGTGCGCCCGGCGCCAACCCGGCGCTGGTCAATGACCTTGACCTCAGCGTGTCGGTTGGGGGACAGACCTACCGGGGGAACGTCTTTGCCAACGGTCTTTCCACGCCAGGTGGCAATGCCGACAACCGGAACAACGTCGAGAACGTCTTTCTGCCGCCCCAGCCGGCGGGGACGCCGGTTGTGGTGCGGGTGGCGGCGACGGCACTCAACGGAGATGGGATTCCGGGCAACAGTGATACGACCGACCAGCATTTTGCCCTGGTCATCAGGAATGCCGTGGCCAGCACGCCAACCACGCCGTTGCTTGCGGTGTCGAATGTCATGGCAACAGAGGTCGGCGGCAACGGCAACGGTTTGCTTGAACCCTGCGAGCAGGGCAGTCTGATGCTTGGGTTGCGCAACGATGGGACGCCGGCCACGGGACTTTCGGCGACACTGACGGCGCTGACGCCGGGTGTCTCCATCCTCAGCGGCACAGGAACTTTTGCCAACATTGGGCAGGGGCAGAGTGTGACCGGTCCTACCCCGGCCTTTCGCTTTCTGCTGGGGCCAACGGTGCCCTGTGGGCAGGTTGTGCAGTTTCAACTGACGGTGAACTTCACCGGCGGCGGCAGCCCGTTTGTCACCACGGTGCAGGTGCCAACCGGGGGAAACAACTATGTGTTTACGCCATCGGGTGGGGCCACGATTCCCGCCGGTGGGCAGCTCGTTGCTGGCAGCCAGCAGGACGATGCCTTGATTCCACTCACGGCCCCATTTGCCTTTTCCATTTACGGGACGAACGTGGCCGCCGGTGCTACGGTGACTGCTGACACAAACGGGGTGTTGCGCCTGGCTGGCGGTGGTGCAAGTGCGTTTGGGAACACATCGCTGCCATTTCCCGGTTTTGGCAGTGCGCCGGCGCTCTGCGTGTTTTGGGATGACATTGACCTCCGGGCTCAGCAGTCGGGGCCACCCAGTGGCATCTTCACCCAGGTTACGGGAAGCGCCCCCAACCGGCAGTGGATCATCGAGTGGCGCGGGGTACGGTTTGATACCTCAGAGGAAATCCGTGTGGCGGTAGTGCTCCAGGAAGGCACGAACCGCTTTGAGTACCGCTATGCCCAGACCGGCCCGGGAAATGGCAACAGTGCCACGGTGGGCGTACAGGCCACGGGAAGTGGCTCGCTCTTCACGCAGTTTTCATTCAACCAGCCCAGTGTGACACCTGGCTTGCGGCTTGAAGCGCAGCTTGGCTGTGGGCCGTGTGTTTTGTGTGAGTACGCCGTCAGCCCGTCAACCTTGAGCGTGGGCGGGGATGCCGTACCCAGTGTGACGGTGACGGTGACGACGGGTGCGAGTTGCGCGTGGGAAGCGACGGTACGCAACACCGATGCGCCGTGGGTGAAGCTGGTGTCGGCACAGTTGGCCAGTGGACAGGTGGTAACGCCCCGGATGGTCGGCGAGCTTGGGGATGTGAACCGGCGGCTGGCGCTGACGGGGACGGGAAGCGCGACGGTGACTTTGGCCGTCGGGCGCAATCCGGGCGGGGCGGCGCGGACGGGGACGGTGCTGGTGGCCGGGCAGGTGGTGACGGTGACGCAGGCTGGGGGCAGTGGCGGGGGCGCGCCGCTGGGCGCGACGATGGCAATGTTCCGGCCGTCGAACGGGTATATGTACCTGAAGAACCGGCTGATTTCGGACTTTGCGGACCAGGACTTTTTCTACGGGACAGCCGGAGATGTGCCGATAGCGGGCGACTGGGACGGGGATGGTATTGACACACCGGGGATTTACCGGAATGTGGGTGGCGTGATGACCTTTTTCCTCATCAACAACAACACGGGCGGATTTGCGGACGTGTCGTTTGCCTTTGGGCAGCCGGGGGACATTCCGATTGCTGGCGATTGGGATGGCAACGGGACGGTGACGTGCGGGGTGTATCGTCCGGGGAATCAGACGTTCTTTTTGCGGAATGCGAATACGGGAGGGAATCCTGACCTGACGGTGGTGATCACCGGGGCGCAGGCGAGTGACCGGCCGGTGGCCGGGCGGTGGGTGGCTGGAAGCCCGGTGACGGGGGTGGGGCTGTACCGGCCGGGTAATGGGCAGTTTCTGCTGAAGAACGCGAATGTAAGCGGCCCGGCGGATGCAACGTTTGTGATGACAACGACGGGGACGCCGGTGGCGCCGGTAGCCGGGGACTGGACGCGGCAGGGCTTTGCGGCGGTGGGCGTAGTGGTGAACGTCGGGGGAACGATTCAGTTTCAGTTACGGACCTCGAACACGGCCGGGCCGCCGGAGCTACGTGTGAACTACGGTGCGCCGGGGGACGTGCCGCTCATTGGCAACTGGGATGGGCAGGTCAAGCTGCCGCCGGTGTCAGTGCCGTGA
- a CDS encoding DUF6683 family protein, whose translation MLKCRALRRSFVFFFLFASWLAAASGEARAQFTDPLSGMQFETMAMANLSLMLSLSQRSVFYQSVPLRLSGDRGRAGSNAQRRTPAAAPESRPVQAPRQYAVTDFRPRRRQSIAEQFASLSNDPQQRATLLSLGDAIFKEIERSPDFRRNNLTYAVALAVGVAVGIERGRDLTDEESEFLLGAVHELLTSDPKLMQQPAAELTALYDTCLLFGGLMTTFHLDAQQNGNRESELAAKRLAKVTLQALGWPTDSKN comes from the coding sequence ATGTTGAAGTGCAGGGCGCTGCGCCGGAGTTTTGTTTTTTTCTTCCTGTTTGCGTCGTGGCTTGCGGCTGCCTCTGGTGAGGCGCGCGCCCAGTTTACCGATCCGCTGAGCGGGATGCAGTTTGAGACCATGGCCATGGCGAACCTGAGTCTCATGCTGTCGTTGTCCCAGCGCAGTGTGTTTTACCAGTCGGTGCCGCTGCGCCTTTCCGGCGACCGGGGCCGGGCCGGCAGCAATGCCCAACGGCGTACGCCGGCGGCCGCACCGGAAAGCCGTCCGGTACAGGCACCGCGCCAGTATGCCGTGACGGATTTTCGTCCGCGCCGGCGGCAGTCCATTGCCGAGCAGTTTGCGTCGTTGTCCAACGACCCGCAGCAGCGGGCGACGCTGCTTTCGCTGGGCGACGCCATTTTCAAGGAAATTGAACGCAGCCCGGACTTCCGCAGAAACAATCTGACGTATGCTGTGGCTTTGGCGGTTGGCGTTGCCGTCGGGATTGAGCGTGGACGGGACCTGACCGATGAGGAGTCGGAGTTTCTTCTGGGTGCGGTTCACGAACTGTTGACCTCTGACCCGAAGCTGATGCAGCAACCAGCGGCGGAACTGACGGCTTTGTATGACACCTGCCTGTTGTTTGGCGGGCTGATGACGACGTTTCACCTTGACGCGCAGCAGAACGGAAACCGGGAGTCCGAACTGGCGGCAAAGCGGCTGGCCAAGGTCACGCTTCAGGCGCTGGGCTGGCCGACGGATTCAAAAAATTGA
- a CDS encoding secondary thiamine-phosphate synthase enzyme YjbQ produces the protein MKSLTEYLTFNLPSKMAFVNITPQVEAIVRRSGVKEGLVLCNSMHITSSVFINDDEAGLHHDFGVWLEQLAPFNPDPNHYHHNRTGEDNADAHLKRQIMGREVVVAITNGRLDFGPWEQIFYGEFDGYRPKRVLVKVIGE, from the coding sequence ATGAAATCCCTGACGGAATACCTGACCTTCAACCTTCCCTCCAAAATGGCCTTCGTCAACATCACACCCCAGGTTGAGGCAATTGTGCGGCGCAGCGGCGTCAAGGAAGGGCTGGTGCTGTGCAACAGCATGCACATCACCTCCAGCGTCTTCATCAACGACGACGAAGCCGGCCTGCACCACGACTTCGGCGTGTGGCTGGAACAGCTCGCGCCTTTCAACCCGGACCCGAACCACTACCACCACAACCGCACCGGCGAAGACAATGCCGATGCCCATCTCAAGCGCCAGATCATGGGACGGGAGGTTGTCGTCGCCATCACCAACGGACGACTGGATTTCGGCCCGTGGGAGCAGATTTTTTACGGTGAGTTTGACGGCTACCGGCCCAAGCGGGTGCTCGTCAAGGTCATCGGCGAGTGA